A section of the Balearica regulorum gibbericeps isolate bBalReg1 chromosome 6, bBalReg1.pri, whole genome shotgun sequence genome encodes:
- the LRRFIP1 gene encoding leucine-rich repeat flightless-interacting protein 1 isoform X28 — protein sequence MEAAGDCLSPAARQQAEARLAAKRAARAEAREIRMKELERQQKEIEERPEKDFEKGARTVSSLSAATLASLGGTSSRRGSGDTSISADTEASIREIKDSLAEVEEKYKKAMVSNAQLDNEKTNFMYQVDTLKDALLELEEQLAESRRQYEEKSKEFEREKHAHSILQFQFTELKEALKQREEMLAEIQQLQQKQQSYVREISDLQETIEWKDKKIGALERQKDFFDSIRSERDDLRDEVVVLKEQLKKHGIIPDSDVATNGETTDILENEGPLDSSKNVPGTPQALKSGGDGALGKANEVDMKKEILEDMGKREILQNTEREEHKEESEEQEVQTLHADENAEAEKMVEEHDALSTVMLPDSRFSEQIQSLTEHVSGSATSIDDSDADDLRKETEPAGAAAQQPVVTEAEDHDLNARTDQNSEVDSQMFETAQDMPSVLGTEHELEEGAPKQEEREDLKTSQGLSDNEMDQEADITSESCELVSNQAGLPEVTAAGSLSKDVNVESYAEGLQCSEESAENKVTNTVEEKLVESKDCTDERIDKTGGDRAEEENEVRNTGQGEARETASVGLEGRESCESGVPADTNEKEVGGDQTHTQTVSSEDSPLASSEEQNMHAKTEVEGATAEDGEKEVLMEELETCSDSAETGEQDKASVEAVGCIAEVKGSVLQQTEPDTDVVKEVTTQETSSDPSLSDDKIEESELETEDESGKGKERRTERVEDLKPKVEVPTVECSEETTGDTVGEENTPLEGEVQNVVKQGEGESKEESTVDVGVTTENKVSQETLKENEQELELAEHHGGGDEGANNSQKAEQDENVSEQVKFEGQTEERLEDEGDAFDFDDESKQILETNEKCDGEKADTQKEEGDGANGAVGKTAQTEEARERTDKIETKGALTEDDSLQHEKDEPKETRSLQEEASWKTEEKTNVMEDEIKASDCNEVDKIPDENVLEQDLESAGNNRDESKEDVQGGRRGKGKSRDDCTIS from the exons ATTGAGGAACGGCCAGAAAAAGACTTTGAGAAG GGAGCACGTACTGTTTCAAGTTTATCGGCAGCTACCTTAGCTTCTCTGGGTGGGACTTCTTCACGAAGAGGCAGTGGGGATACATCTATCTCGGCTGATACGGAGGCATCTATTAGAGAAATTAAG GACTCGCTAGCCGAAGtggaagagaaatataaaaaggCTATGGTGTCAAATGCTCAACTAGacaatgaaaaaacaaatttcatgtACCAAGTAGATACCCTGAAGGATGCGCTCTTAGAGTTAGAAGAACAGCTGGCAGAATCCAGgcggcaatatgaagaaaaaagtaaa GAATTTGAGAGGGAGAAGCATGCTCATAGCATATTGCAGTTTCAGTTCACGGAACTCAAAGAGGCTttgaagcaaagagaagaaatgcttGCA GAAATCCAGCAGctgcaacagaaacagcagagctATGTCAGGGAAATTTCTGATCTTCAGGAGACAATAGagtggaaagacaaaaaaataggG GCGTTAGAGAGGCAGAAAGATTTCTTTGATTCCATAAGGAGTGAGCGGGATGACCTTAGAGATGAAGTGGTTGTGCTGAAGGAACAACTGAAG AAACATGGAATAATCCCAGACTCTGACGTAGCCACCAACGGGGAGACGACAGACATTCTTGAGAACGAAGGACCCTTGGATTCTTCCAAAAACGTTCCAGGCACACCTCAGGCATTAAAGTCAGGAGGGGATGGGGCGCTAG GCAAAGCCAATGAAGTGGAcatgaaaaaagagattttggaGGAtatggggaaaagagaaatcttgCAGAATACTGAGCGTGAGGAACACAAAGAGGAGTCTGAGGAGCAGGAAGTACAGACATTGCATGCTGATGAAAatgcagaggcagaaaaaatggTTGAAGAACATGATGCCCTGTCAACAGTGATGTTACCAGATAGTAGGTTTTCAGAACAAATTCAAAGCCTTACAGAACATGTATCAGGGAGCGCTACTTCAATTGATGATAGTGATGCAGATGATTTGAGAAAGGAGACCGAGCCTGCAGGCGCAGCAGCCCAACAGCCTGTTGTTACGGAGGCTGAAGACCATGACTTAAACGCAAGGACAGATCAGAACTCGGAGGTGGACTCTCAGATGTTTGAGACTGCTCAGGACATGCCTAGTGTCTTGGGTACAGAGCATGAACTGGAAGAAGGTGCACCCAAACAGGAAGAACGAGAAGATCTTAAAACTAGCCAAGGCCTGAGTGATAATGAAATGGATCAGGAGGCCGACATCACAAGCGAGAGCTGTGAGTTGGTTTCTaaccaggcagggctgccagagGTGACAGCAGCAGGCTCGCTTAGCAAAGATGTAAATGTGGAGAGTTACGCTGAGGGACTCCAGTGCTCAGAAGAAAGTGCTGAAAACAAGGTTACAAATACCGTGGAAGAAAAGCTGGTTGAAAGCAAAGACTGCACTGATGAGAGAATTGATAAAACGGGAGGTGATagagctgaagaagaaaatgaggttaGGAACACAGGTCAGGGTGAGGCGAGGGAAACAGCGTCTGTGGGTTTGGAGGGGAGGGAGTCATGTGAAAGTGGTGTCCCAGCAGatacaaatgaaaaggaagtcGGTGGAGATCAGACACACACCCAAACAGTTTCTTCAGAGGACAGTCCTTTAGCATCATCAGAGGAACAAAATATGCACGCTAAAACTGAAGTTGAAGGTGCTACGGCTGAGGACGGAGAGAAGGAAGTATTAATGGAAGAGTTGGAGACGTGTTCAGATTCTGCAGAAACAGGCGAGCAAGATAAGGCATCTGTGGAGGCTGTAGGCTGTATTGCTGAGGTAAAGGGAAGTGTGCTGCAACAGACAGAGCCAGACACAGACGTTGTGAAAGAGGTGACAACTCAGGAAACCAGTTCAGACCCAAGTCTTTCAGATGACAAAATAGAGGAGTCAGAATTGGAAACGGAGGATGAgtctgggaaaggaaaggaaaggaggacaGAAAGGGTAGAAGATTTAAAGCCAAAAGTAGAAGTTCCAACAGTGGAGTGTAGTGAAGAAACAACAGGTGATACAGTGGGAGAGGAAAATACTCCTTTAGAAGGTGAAGTGCAGAATGTAGTTAAACAAGGGGAAGGTGAATCTAAAGAGGAGTCAACTGTAGATGTTGGGGTAActactgaaaacaaagttagtcaagaaacactgaaagaaaatgagcaagaGTTAGAGCTTGCAGAACACCATGGCGGTGGTGATGAAGGTGCAAATAATTCCCAGAAAGCTGAGCAGGATGAAAATGTTAGTGAACAAGTTAAATTTGAGGGTCAAACAGAGGAAAGACTGGAAGATGAAGGTGATGCATTTGATTTTGACGATGAGTCAAAACAGATACTAGaaactaatgaaaaatgtgatgGAGAGAAAGCTGATACACAGAAAGAAGAGGGTGATGGAGCAAATGGTGCTGTTGGGAAAACTGCCCAAACAGAAGAAGCCAGAGAAAGAACAGACAAAATAGAAACCAAAGGTGCCTTGACTGAAGATGACAGCTTGCAGCATGAAAAAGATGAGCCTAAAGAAACACGGAGCTTGCAAGAGGAAGCATCATGGAAAACTGAGGAGAAGACTAATGTGATGGAAGATGAAATCAAAGCATCCGATTGTAATGAAGTAGACAAAATACCCgatgaaaatgttttggaacAGGATTTGGAAAGTGCTGGCAATAACAGGGATGAAAGCAAGGAGGATGTGCAGGGTGGTAGAAGGGGTAAGGGTAAATCCCGAGATG
- the LRRFIP1 gene encoding leucine-rich repeat flightless-interacting protein 1 isoform X29 yields MEAAGDCLSPAARQQAEARLAAKRAARAEAREIRMKELERQQKEEDSERYSRRARRNASASDEDERMSVGSRGSLRIEERPEKDFEKGARTVSSLSAATLASLGGTSSRRGSGDTSISADTEASIREIKDIYELKDQIQDVEGKYMQGLKEMKDSLAEVEEKYKKAMVSNAQLDNEKTNFMYQVDTLKDALLELEEQLAESRRQYEEKSKEFEREKHAHSILQFQFTELKEALKQREEMLAKHGIIPDSDVATNGETTDILENEGPLDSSKNVPGTPQALKSGGDGALGKANEVDMKKEILEDMGKREILQNTEREEHKEESEEQEVQTLHADENAEAEKMVEEHDALSTVMLPDSRFSEQIQSLTEHVSGSATSIDDSDADDLRKETEPAGAAAQQPVVTEAEDHDLNARTDQNSEVDSQMFETAQDMPSVLGTEHELEEGAPKQEEREDLKTSQGLSDNEMDQEADITSESCELVSNQAGLPEVTAAGSLSKDVNVESYAEGLQCSEESAENKVTNTVEEKLVESKDCTDERIDKTGGDRAEEENEVRNTGQGEARETASVGLEGRESCESGVPADTNEKEVGGDQTHTQTVSSEDSPLASSEEQNMHAKTEVEGATAEDGEKEVLMEELETCSDSAETGEQDKASVEAVGCIAEVKGSVLQQTEPDTDVVKEVTTQETSSDPSLSDDKIEESELETEDESGKGKERRTERVEDLKPKVEVPTVECSEETTGDTVGEENTPLEGEVQNVVKQGEGESKEESTVDVGVTTENKVSQETLKENEQELELAEHHGGGDEGANNSQKAEQDENVSEQVKFEGQTEERLEDEGDAFDFDDESKQILETNEKCDGEKADTQKEEGDGANGAVGKTAQTEEARERTDKIETKGALTEDDSLQHEKDEPKETRSLQEEASWKTEEKTNVMEDEIKASDCNEVDKIPDENVLEQDLESAGNNRDESKEDVQGGRRGKGKSRDDCTIS; encoded by the exons ATTGAGGAACGGCCAGAAAAAGACTTTGAGAAG GGAGCACGTACTGTTTCAAGTTTATCGGCAGCTACCTTAGCTTCTCTGGGTGGGACTTCTTCACGAAGAGGCAGTGGGGATACATCTATCTCGGCTGATACGGAGGCATCTATTAGAGAAATTAAG GATATCTATGAGTTAAAGGACCAGATTCAGGACGTAGAAGGCAAATACATGCAGGGactgaaagaaatgaag GACTCGCTAGCCGAAGtggaagagaaatataaaaaggCTATGGTGTCAAATGCTCAACTAGacaatgaaaaaacaaatttcatgtACCAAGTAGATACCCTGAAGGATGCGCTCTTAGAGTTAGAAGAACAGCTGGCAGAATCCAGgcggcaatatgaagaaaaaagtaaa GAATTTGAGAGGGAGAAGCATGCTCATAGCATATTGCAGTTTCAGTTCACGGAACTCAAAGAGGCTttgaagcaaagagaagaaatgcttGCA AAACATGGAATAATCCCAGACTCTGACGTAGCCACCAACGGGGAGACGACAGACATTCTTGAGAACGAAGGACCCTTGGATTCTTCCAAAAACGTTCCAGGCACACCTCAGGCATTAAAGTCAGGAGGGGATGGGGCGCTAG GCAAAGCCAATGAAGTGGAcatgaaaaaagagattttggaGGAtatggggaaaagagaaatcttgCAGAATACTGAGCGTGAGGAACACAAAGAGGAGTCTGAGGAGCAGGAAGTACAGACATTGCATGCTGATGAAAatgcagaggcagaaaaaatggTTGAAGAACATGATGCCCTGTCAACAGTGATGTTACCAGATAGTAGGTTTTCAGAACAAATTCAAAGCCTTACAGAACATGTATCAGGGAGCGCTACTTCAATTGATGATAGTGATGCAGATGATTTGAGAAAGGAGACCGAGCCTGCAGGCGCAGCAGCCCAACAGCCTGTTGTTACGGAGGCTGAAGACCATGACTTAAACGCAAGGACAGATCAGAACTCGGAGGTGGACTCTCAGATGTTTGAGACTGCTCAGGACATGCCTAGTGTCTTGGGTACAGAGCATGAACTGGAAGAAGGTGCACCCAAACAGGAAGAACGAGAAGATCTTAAAACTAGCCAAGGCCTGAGTGATAATGAAATGGATCAGGAGGCCGACATCACAAGCGAGAGCTGTGAGTTGGTTTCTaaccaggcagggctgccagagGTGACAGCAGCAGGCTCGCTTAGCAAAGATGTAAATGTGGAGAGTTACGCTGAGGGACTCCAGTGCTCAGAAGAAAGTGCTGAAAACAAGGTTACAAATACCGTGGAAGAAAAGCTGGTTGAAAGCAAAGACTGCACTGATGAGAGAATTGATAAAACGGGAGGTGATagagctgaagaagaaaatgaggttaGGAACACAGGTCAGGGTGAGGCGAGGGAAACAGCGTCTGTGGGTTTGGAGGGGAGGGAGTCATGTGAAAGTGGTGTCCCAGCAGatacaaatgaaaaggaagtcGGTGGAGATCAGACACACACCCAAACAGTTTCTTCAGAGGACAGTCCTTTAGCATCATCAGAGGAACAAAATATGCACGCTAAAACTGAAGTTGAAGGTGCTACGGCTGAGGACGGAGAGAAGGAAGTATTAATGGAAGAGTTGGAGACGTGTTCAGATTCTGCAGAAACAGGCGAGCAAGATAAGGCATCTGTGGAGGCTGTAGGCTGTATTGCTGAGGTAAAGGGAAGTGTGCTGCAACAGACAGAGCCAGACACAGACGTTGTGAAAGAGGTGACAACTCAGGAAACCAGTTCAGACCCAAGTCTTTCAGATGACAAAATAGAGGAGTCAGAATTGGAAACGGAGGATGAgtctgggaaaggaaaggaaaggaggacaGAAAGGGTAGAAGATTTAAAGCCAAAAGTAGAAGTTCCAACAGTGGAGTGTAGTGAAGAAACAACAGGTGATACAGTGGGAGAGGAAAATACTCCTTTAGAAGGTGAAGTGCAGAATGTAGTTAAACAAGGGGAAGGTGAATCTAAAGAGGAGTCAACTGTAGATGTTGGGGTAActactgaaaacaaagttagtcaagaaacactgaaagaaaatgagcaagaGTTAGAGCTTGCAGAACACCATGGCGGTGGTGATGAAGGTGCAAATAATTCCCAGAAAGCTGAGCAGGATGAAAATGTTAGTGAACAAGTTAAATTTGAGGGTCAAACAGAGGAAAGACTGGAAGATGAAGGTGATGCATTTGATTTTGACGATGAGTCAAAACAGATACTAGaaactaatgaaaaatgtgatgGAGAGAAAGCTGATACACAGAAAGAAGAGGGTGATGGAGCAAATGGTGCTGTTGGGAAAACTGCCCAAACAGAAGAAGCCAGAGAAAGAACAGACAAAATAGAAACCAAAGGTGCCTTGACTGAAGATGACAGCTTGCAGCATGAAAAAGATGAGCCTAAAGAAACACGGAGCTTGCAAGAGGAAGCATCATGGAAAACTGAGGAGAAGACTAATGTGATGGAAGATGAAATCAAAGCATCCGATTGTAATGAAGTAGACAAAATACCCgatgaaaatgttttggaacAGGATTTGGAAAGTGCTGGCAATAACAGGGATGAAAGCAAGGAGGATGTGCAGGGTGGTAGAAGGGGTAAGGGTAAATCCCGAGATG
- the LRRFIP1 gene encoding leucine-rich repeat flightless-interacting protein 1 isoform X23, producing MGTQGAGRKRLPNRERLTAEDDALNQIAREAEARLAAKRAARAEAREIRMKELERQQKEEDSERYSRRARRNASASDEDERMSVGSRGSLRIEERPEKDFEKGARTVSSLSAATLASLGGTSSRRGSGDTSISADTEASIREIKDIYELKDQIQDVEGKYMQGLKEMKDSLAEVEEKYKKAMVSNAQLDNEKTNFMYQVDTLKDALLELEEQLAESRRQYEEKSKEFEREKHAHSILQFQFTELKEALKQREEMLAEIQQLQQKQQSYVREISDLQETIEWKDKKIGALERQKDFFDSIRSERDDLRDEVVVLKEQLKKHGIIPDSDVATNGETTDILENEGPLDSSKNVPGTPQALKSGGDGALGKANEVDMKKEILEDMGKREILQNTEREEHKEESEEQEVQTLHADENAEAEKMVEEHDALSTVMLPDSRFSEQIQSLTEHVSGSATSIDDSDADDLRKETEPAGAAAQQPVVTEAEDHDLNARTDQNSEVDSQMFETAQDMPSVLGTEHELEEGAPKQEEREDLKTSQGLSDNEMDQEADITSESCELVSNQAGLPEVTAAGSLSKDVNVESYAEGLQCSEESAENKVTNTVEEKLVESKDCTDERIDKTGGDRAEEENEVRNTGQGEARETASVGLEGRESCESGVPADTNEKEVGGDQTHTQTVSSEDSPLASSEEQNMHAKTEVEGATAEDGEKEVLMEELETCSDSAETGEQDKASVEAVGCIAEVKGSVLQQTEPDTDVVKEVTTQETSSDPSLSDDKIEESELETEDESGKGKERRTERVEDLKPKVEVPTVECSEETTGDTVGEENTPLEGEVQNVVKQGEGESKEESTVDVGVTTENKVSQETLKENEQELELAEHHGGGDEGANNSQKAEQDENVSEQVKFEGQTEERLEDEGDAFDFDDESKQILETNEKCDGEKADTQKEEGDGANGAVGKTAQTEEARERTDKIETKGALTEDDSLQHEKDEPKETRSLQEEASWKTEEKTNVMEDEIKASDCNEVDKIPDENVLEQDLESAGNNRDESKEDVQGGRRGKGKSRDDCTIS from the exons ATTGAGGAACGGCCAGAAAAAGACTTTGAGAAG GGAGCACGTACTGTTTCAAGTTTATCGGCAGCTACCTTAGCTTCTCTGGGTGGGACTTCTTCACGAAGAGGCAGTGGGGATACATCTATCTCGGCTGATACGGAGGCATCTATTAGAGAAATTAAG GATATCTATGAGTTAAAGGACCAGATTCAGGACGTAGAAGGCAAATACATGCAGGGactgaaagaaatgaag GACTCGCTAGCCGAAGtggaagagaaatataaaaaggCTATGGTGTCAAATGCTCAACTAGacaatgaaaaaacaaatttcatgtACCAAGTAGATACCCTGAAGGATGCGCTCTTAGAGTTAGAAGAACAGCTGGCAGAATCCAGgcggcaatatgaagaaaaaagtaaa GAATTTGAGAGGGAGAAGCATGCTCATAGCATATTGCAGTTTCAGTTCACGGAACTCAAAGAGGCTttgaagcaaagagaagaaatgcttGCA GAAATCCAGCAGctgcaacagaaacagcagagctATGTCAGGGAAATTTCTGATCTTCAGGAGACAATAGagtggaaagacaaaaaaataggG GCGTTAGAGAGGCAGAAAGATTTCTTTGATTCCATAAGGAGTGAGCGGGATGACCTTAGAGATGAAGTGGTTGTGCTGAAGGAACAACTGAAG AAACATGGAATAATCCCAGACTCTGACGTAGCCACCAACGGGGAGACGACAGACATTCTTGAGAACGAAGGACCCTTGGATTCTTCCAAAAACGTTCCAGGCACACCTCAGGCATTAAAGTCAGGAGGGGATGGGGCGCTAG GCAAAGCCAATGAAGTGGAcatgaaaaaagagattttggaGGAtatggggaaaagagaaatcttgCAGAATACTGAGCGTGAGGAACACAAAGAGGAGTCTGAGGAGCAGGAAGTACAGACATTGCATGCTGATGAAAatgcagaggcagaaaaaatggTTGAAGAACATGATGCCCTGTCAACAGTGATGTTACCAGATAGTAGGTTTTCAGAACAAATTCAAAGCCTTACAGAACATGTATCAGGGAGCGCTACTTCAATTGATGATAGTGATGCAGATGATTTGAGAAAGGAGACCGAGCCTGCAGGCGCAGCAGCCCAACAGCCTGTTGTTACGGAGGCTGAAGACCATGACTTAAACGCAAGGACAGATCAGAACTCGGAGGTGGACTCTCAGATGTTTGAGACTGCTCAGGACATGCCTAGTGTCTTGGGTACAGAGCATGAACTGGAAGAAGGTGCACCCAAACAGGAAGAACGAGAAGATCTTAAAACTAGCCAAGGCCTGAGTGATAATGAAATGGATCAGGAGGCCGACATCACAAGCGAGAGCTGTGAGTTGGTTTCTaaccaggcagggctgccagagGTGACAGCAGCAGGCTCGCTTAGCAAAGATGTAAATGTGGAGAGTTACGCTGAGGGACTCCAGTGCTCAGAAGAAAGTGCTGAAAACAAGGTTACAAATACCGTGGAAGAAAAGCTGGTTGAAAGCAAAGACTGCACTGATGAGAGAATTGATAAAACGGGAGGTGATagagctgaagaagaaaatgaggttaGGAACACAGGTCAGGGTGAGGCGAGGGAAACAGCGTCTGTGGGTTTGGAGGGGAGGGAGTCATGTGAAAGTGGTGTCCCAGCAGatacaaatgaaaaggaagtcGGTGGAGATCAGACACACACCCAAACAGTTTCTTCAGAGGACAGTCCTTTAGCATCATCAGAGGAACAAAATATGCACGCTAAAACTGAAGTTGAAGGTGCTACGGCTGAGGACGGAGAGAAGGAAGTATTAATGGAAGAGTTGGAGACGTGTTCAGATTCTGCAGAAACAGGCGAGCAAGATAAGGCATCTGTGGAGGCTGTAGGCTGTATTGCTGAGGTAAAGGGAAGTGTGCTGCAACAGACAGAGCCAGACACAGACGTTGTGAAAGAGGTGACAACTCAGGAAACCAGTTCAGACCCAAGTCTTTCAGATGACAAAATAGAGGAGTCAGAATTGGAAACGGAGGATGAgtctgggaaaggaaaggaaaggaggacaGAAAGGGTAGAAGATTTAAAGCCAAAAGTAGAAGTTCCAACAGTGGAGTGTAGTGAAGAAACAACAGGTGATACAGTGGGAGAGGAAAATACTCCTTTAGAAGGTGAAGTGCAGAATGTAGTTAAACAAGGGGAAGGTGAATCTAAAGAGGAGTCAACTGTAGATGTTGGGGTAActactgaaaacaaagttagtcaagaaacactgaaagaaaatgagcaagaGTTAGAGCTTGCAGAACACCATGGCGGTGGTGATGAAGGTGCAAATAATTCCCAGAAAGCTGAGCAGGATGAAAATGTTAGTGAACAAGTTAAATTTGAGGGTCAAACAGAGGAAAGACTGGAAGATGAAGGTGATGCATTTGATTTTGACGATGAGTCAAAACAGATACTAGaaactaatgaaaaatgtgatgGAGAGAAAGCTGATACACAGAAAGAAGAGGGTGATGGAGCAAATGGTGCTGTTGGGAAAACTGCCCAAACAGAAGAAGCCAGAGAAAGAACAGACAAAATAGAAACCAAAGGTGCCTTGACTGAAGATGACAGCTTGCAGCATGAAAAAGATGAGCCTAAAGAAACACGGAGCTTGCAAGAGGAAGCATCATGGAAAACTGAGGAGAAGACTAATGTGATGGAAGATGAAATCAAAGCATCCGATTGTAATGAAGTAGACAAAATACCCgatgaaaatgttttggaacAGGATTTGGAAAGTGCTGGCAATAACAGGGATGAAAGCAAGGAGGATGTGCAGGGTGGTAGAAGGGGTAAGGGTAAATCCCGAGATG